The Gemella haemolysans genome includes a region encoding these proteins:
- a CDS encoding helix-turn-helix domain-containing protein, which produces MLDKEMKIDKKEVGRRIRDFRISKAYTLAEFGKLFKATKSNVSDWENGRVLPNKERQKKLAKLLQITVNELLYGNTEKDVEELYQRLIKLPRDEFINLMMRASIEFESEGE; this is translated from the coding sequence ATGTTAGATAAGGAAATGAAAATCGATAAAAAAGAAGTAGGTAGACGGATAAGAGATTTTAGAATAAGTAAAGCATACACTTTAGCTGAGTTTGGAAAGTTGTTTAAGGCTACTAAAAGCAATGTTTCAGATTGGGAAAACGGTAGAGTACTACCGAATAAAGAAAGACAAAAGAAACTAGCTAAATTACTTCAAATAACCGTTAATGAATTGCTTTACGGAAATACTGAGAAAGATGTTGAAGAACTCTATCAAAGACTTATTAAGCTTCCTAGAGATGAGTTTATTAATTTAATGATGAGAGCATCTATTGAATTTGAAAGCGAAGGAGAATAA